CCGGTGCTCACCGCCCGCAAGATGGAGCAGGGCAGCTTCGTTTATCCCATCTACGCCCTGCCCGAGGACCTGGTGTGGATCGACCTCAGCCTGTTCAACCCGGAGCTGCCCAAGAAGCGCCTGGTGGGGCAGGTGAGCGGGCACAAGGTGCGGCCCTACCCGGATCGCGAGGCCATTGACTTCAAGCAGGTCCTGGAGGGCAAGGCCGAGGTGCTGGGCTACGTGGGCGACCCGGTGGAGGTGTTCTTTTTGCACATCCAGGGATCGGGCCAGCTGGCGTTCGGCGACGGCTCCCGCCTCCGGGTGGGCTACGCGGCCAGTAACGGCCAGCCCTACCGCTCCATCGGGCGCATGATGCTCAAGGAAAAGCTCATGGAGCCCGGCTCCATGTCCATGCAGGAAATCAAGGCCTATCTGGAGGCCCACCCCGAGCAGCGGCGCAAGGTGCTCACCCACAACCCCTCGTATGTGTTTTTCCGGCCCCTGCCGCCCACCGGCGGGCCGCTGGGCTGCTTCGAGCAGCCCCTGACCGCCGGGCGCAGCATCGCCACGGACCGGCGGCTCTTCCCGGGCCTGGCCCTGGGCTTCATTGACGGCACCATGCCCGCCGAGAGGGGAGGGGAGCGCCGCTTCTCGCGCTTCGTGTTCAACCAGGACACGGGTGGGGCCATCCGGGGGCCGGGGCGGCTGGACCTGTTCTTCGGCTCCGGGCCCCAAGCCGGGGCCCTGGCAGGGCGCATGAAGAACCCAGGGCGCATGTATTTCTTTTTTCCCAAGGAACTGATGGGCAGGTGAACCATGGCGGTTGAAAAGATGATCGGTGAGACCCGGCTGATCCTGAGCCAGGGGGACCTTACCCAGGCCGACGAGGAGGCCATGGTAAACGCGGCCAACAGCGCCTTGGCCGGGGGCGGGGGCGTGGACGGGGCCATCCACCAGGCGGGGGGCCCGGAGATCATGGCAGAGGGCCGGGCCATCGGGCACTGCCCCACCGGCGAGGCGGTGATCACCACCGCGGGCAAGCTAAAAGCCAAGAAGGTGATCCACACCGTGGGGCCCATTTACCAGGGCCGCCCCGAGGACCCCCGTCTGCTGGCCAGGGCCTACCGGAGCTCCCTGAAGCTCGCCGCCGAGTACAAGCTGAAAAGCGTAGCCTTCCCCAGCCTGTCCACCGGGGCCTACGGTTATCCCCTGGCCGAGGCGGCCCAGGTGGCCCTCCAGGCGGTCAAGGAGGGAATCGAGGCCAATCCCGGCTCTTTCCAGCGGGTGCGCTTCGTTTTGTTCAGCCAAGCGGCCTATGACGCCTACGCCCAGGCCCTGGCGCGGCTCTGAAATACCAAACAGCCCCCCAAATAAGCCGGAATTGCCGGGCGCGCCTTGACATTTGCCGGGGCAAATGGTCAAATTTTTGACTAAGACTGCCGCTGAAGCGCCCGTCCGGGGCGTTTCACTCTCTGCCTCATTCCAAGCGGTTGGGCTTGACAACCCTTTGCTGATTGCTAGAATGGGTTGTAGGAATCATTATCAAGGAGAGCCACAATGGAAACGCCAGGAAAACTCCGCATGACCACCCAGAGGCAGGTCATCATGGAGGAGCTCCAGAGCGTCAAGAGTCACCCCACCGCTGGGGAGCTTTGCCAGATGGTGCGCCGCCGTTTGCCCCGTATCAGCCTGGGCACGGTGTATCGCAACCTGGACATCCTTTCCCGGGCGGGCATGATCCAGAAACTGGACGTGGCCGGCCAGGAGATGCGCTTCGACGGCAACACCATGAACCACTACCACCTGCGCTGCCTGGAGTGCGGCCGGGTGTTCGACGTGGAGATGGACCTGCTGTCCGATGTGGAAGAGCGCCTGGCCCAGGAATCGGGCTTCGAGGTGCTGGGCCATCGTCTGGAGTTCGTGGGGCGTTGCGAGGCCTGCCAGGGCCGGGGCCCCAGCCACTAAATCCGGCTTATGAAAATTTGGAGCGACACTCATGGCGTCCGTTGACGACAAGAAAGTATTGAAAGCGCTGTCCGGGGCCAAGGAGCCCATGAGCAACAAGCAGGTGGCCGAGAGCGCCGGCTTGGAGAGCAAGCAGGTTTCCGGCACCATGAGCGCCCTGAAGAAAGAGGGCCTGGTGGAAAGCCCGGTCCGCTGCAAGTACAGCATCACCGCCGCCGGCAAGAAGGCCCTCAAAGGCTAGGCGACGCCGCGCGGCGATTCTCACGTTCACGTTCCCCTTTTTGGAGGTGACAGCATGGCCAGCCTGAAAGGCAGCCAGACCGAGAAGAATTTGTTGACCGCCTTTGCCGGCGAGTCTCAGGCCCGCAACCGCTACACCTATTTCGCCTCGGTGGCCATGAAAGAAGGCTACCGTCAGATGTCCGAGGTGTTCACCGAGACGGCCAACCAGGAGAAGGAACACGCCAAGCGCCTGTTCAAACTGCTGGAGGGCGGCGAGGTGGAGATCAGCGCAGCTTTCCCCGCCGGAATCATCGCCCCCACTCTGGACAACCTCAAGGCCTCGGCGGCCGGCGAAAACTACGAGTGGACCGAAATGTACCCCGGGTTCGCCAAAGTGGCTTTGGAAGAAGGCTTTGGCAAGATCGCCGGAGTGTTGGAGTCCATCGCCGTGGCCGAGAAGTTCCACGAGAAGCGCTACCTGGCCCTGGCCGGCAACATCGAGCAGGGCCTGGTGTTCAAGCGCCCCGGCCCGGTGGTGTGGCGCTGCATGAACTGCGGCTACGTGCACGAAGGTGAAGAGGCTCTTCTTGAGTGCCCGGCCTGCGCCCATCCCCAGGCCCACTTCGCGCTCATTTGCGAAAATTGGTAGCAGTCGCTTACCATATAAAAAGCGTGAAAAACTGAAACCAATCTTCTTTGCCCAAGGAGGCGAATCATGGCCGACAGGCTTCAGGTTTACAAATGCGACGTGTGTGGCAATATAGTTGAGTTGATCAAGGTCGGCGGCGGCGAGCTGGTCTGCTGTGGCGAGCCCATGAAGCTGCAGAGCGAGAACACCACCGACGCGGCCCAGGAAAAGCACGTGCCGGTGATCGAGAAGATCGACGGCGGCTACAAGGTGACGGT
This region of Desulfarculaceae bacterium genomic DNA includes:
- a CDS encoding MltA domain-containing protein yields the protein MKKPATYHRQILWLALLLSVLALLSACGKPGPPPKPTAVNSLRLVAEADWPLLLDDLEAKSFFAAAESSLGYLRRVKPNKRFSFGPYHMTAAQMAAMLEELKDLLYREPDPVKRSEFLRGKYALLEAVGRDGEGEVLMTGYYEPVLTARKMEQGSFVYPIYALPEDLVWIDLSLFNPELPKKRLVGQVSGHKVRPYPDREAIDFKQVLEGKAEVLGYVGDPVEVFFLHIQGSGQLAFGDGSRLRVGYAASNGQPYRSIGRMMLKEKLMEPGSMSMQEIKAYLEAHPEQRRKVLTHNPSYVFFRPLPPTGGPLGCFEQPLTAGRSIATDRRLFPGLALGFIDGTMPAERGGERRFSRFVFNQDTGGAIRGPGRLDLFFGSGPQAGALAGRMKNPGRMYFFFPKELMGR
- a CDS encoding O-acetyl-ADP-ribose deacetylase, translating into MAVEKMIGETRLILSQGDLTQADEEAMVNAANSALAGGGGVDGAIHQAGGPEIMAEGRAIGHCPTGEAVITTAGKLKAKKVIHTVGPIYQGRPEDPRLLARAYRSSLKLAAEYKLKSVAFPSLSTGAYGYPLAEAAQVALQAVKEGIEANPGSFQRVRFVLFSQAAYDAYAQALARL
- a CDS encoding transcriptional repressor, translated to METPGKLRMTTQRQVIMEELQSVKSHPTAGELCQMVRRRLPRISLGTVYRNLDILSRAGMIQKLDVAGQEMRFDGNTMNHYHLRCLECGRVFDVEMDLLSDVEERLAQESGFEVLGHRLEFVGRCEACQGRGPSH
- a CDS encoding helix-turn-helix domain-containing protein, which encodes MASVDDKKVLKALSGAKEPMSNKQVAESAGLESKQVSGTMSALKKEGLVESPVRCKYSITAAGKKALKG
- a CDS encoding rubrerythrin family protein; amino-acid sequence: MASLKGSQTEKNLLTAFAGESQARNRYTYFASVAMKEGYRQMSEVFTETANQEKEHAKRLFKLLEGGEVEISAAFPAGIIAPTLDNLKASAAGENYEWTEMYPGFAKVALEEGFGKIAGVLESIAVAEKFHEKRYLALAGNIEQGLVFKRPGPVVWRCMNCGYVHEGEEALLECPACAHPQAHFALICENW
- a CDS encoding desulfoferrodoxin, translating into MADRLQVYKCDVCGNIVELIKVGGGELVCCGEPMKLQSENTTDAAQEKHVPVIEKIDGGYKVTVGSVPHPMEEKHWIQWIELVAGDKAYMEFLNPGQAPEATFLVDASGVTAREYCNLHGHWKASA